Proteins co-encoded in one Nicotiana sylvestris chromosome 7, ASM39365v2, whole genome shotgun sequence genomic window:
- the LOC104219483 gene encoding uncharacterized protein: protein MEFFETTKMCKAINCTTITLIPKVKNPTNIKEFMPILTALCCRMITDNIIISHELVNGYGRKNISPRCMLKIDIQKTYDSVEWVYIEQVMKLLGFPEKFVKWIMACISTIAYSVIIMGSQLNHLREGKDSGRGIPYCQYYL from the exons ATGGAGTTCTTTGAAACTACTAAAATGTGCAAAGCCATTAACTGCACCACTATTACCTTGATACCTAAAGTCAAGAACCCAACTAACATCAAGGAATTCATGCCTATTCTTACTGCACTGTGCT GCAGAATGATTACTGATAACATTATCATAAGTCATGAATTGGTCAATGGTTATGGGAGGAAGAACATATCGCCAAGATGCATGCTCAAAATTGATATTCAGAAAACATATGATTCTGTGGAATGGGTATATATTGAACAAGTGATGAAGCTGTTGGGATTCCCTGAAAAATTTGTGAAGTGGATAATGGCGTGCATTAGTACAATTGCCTACTCTGTTATAATTATGGGAAGCCAGCTAAACCATTTGAGAGAAGGAAAGGACTCAGGCAGGGGAATCCCCTATTGCCAGTATTATTTGTGA